From the genome of Pseudomonas bubulae:
GCTTGATGTCGTTGGTCAGCTCTACACCGTCGACCACGATGCGTCCCTGCTGGTGCTCTTCGAGGCGATTGAGGCAACGGATGGTGGTTGACTTGCCGGAGCCCGAAGGCCCGCACAAGACGATACGCTCGCCCGGCTGGACGTTGAGGTTGATGTCCTTTAGCACATGGAACTGGCCGTACCACTTGTTGACGCCCAGCATCTGAATAATGCCTTCAGAGCTTGCTGGCTTTTTGATTGCTTCACTCATGTCGCACTACTCCTAACGCTTGTGGCCAGTGTCCAGCTTGTGCTCCAGATGCATGGAGTAGCGGGACATACCAAAACAGAAAATCCAGAACACCAGGGCAGCAAACACATAGCCTTCAGTGGCCATACCCAGCCATTTCGGGTCGGCGGCGGCTTGTTTGACGCTATTGAGCAGGTCGAACAGACCGATGATGATCACCAGGCTGGTGTCCTTGAACAGGGCAATAAAGGTGTTGACGATGCCGGGGATCACCAGCTTCAAGGCTTGCGGCAAAATCACCAGGCCCATGCTGCGCCAGTAGCCCAGGCCCATGGCCGCAGCCGCCTCGTACTGACCCTTGGGGATGGCTTGCAGACCGCCACGCACCACTTCCGCCACATAAGCCGACTGAAACAGGATTACGCCGATCAAGGCCCGCAGTAATTTGTCGAAGTTCATGCCCTCGGGCAGAAACAGCGGCAGCATCACCGAAGACATAAACAGCACGGTAATCAGCGGAACGCCGCGCCAAAACTCGATAAAAGTCACGCACACCACGCGAATGGCCGGCATGTCCGAGCGGCGGCCCAGGGCCAGCAAAATCCCCAGTGGCAAGGCGCCCGCAATACCTACCGTGGCAATCACCAGCGTGAGCATCAGGCCGCCCCACTGGCTGGTAGCCACGTTAGTCAGGCCCAGATAGCCGCCGTGGAGCAAGGTAAACGCCAGGATGGGGTACACCACCAAAAAGCCCAGCCCGTAGATAGCCTTGTGCTTGAAGCGCGAGATAAACAACGGCGCCGCACCCACCACGGCCAGCCATACCGTCAGGTCAACCCGCCAACGCAGCCCGGTCGGGTAATAGCCATACATAAACTGGCCAAAACGCTGCTGGATAAACACCCAGCAGGCGCCCTCTTTGGTGCAATCAGCTTGCGTGCTGCCTACCCAATTGGCATCGAAAACCGTCCAGTTCAGCAGCGGCGGCACGATCAGCCAGACCAGATAAAAGGCAAACAGGGTCAGCAAGGTGTTGAGCCAGCTGGAAAACAGATTGGCCCGCGCCCAGGCGACAATACCGATGCGGTTGCCCGGCGGCGGCATGTCGGGTTTGAAAACATGAGTCGTCATAGTCCAGTCCTCATCGCTCGATCAGCGCAATGCGCGTGTTGTACCAATTCATCAGCAGCGAAATGCTGATGCTGATGGCCAGGTACACGCTCATGGTGATGGCAATGACTTCAATCGCTTGCCCGGTCTGGTTGAGGACCGTGCCGGCAAACAGTGAAACCATTTCCGGATAACCGATGCCCGCCGCCAGCGACGAGTTTTTCACCAGGTTCAGGTATTGGCTGGTCAAAGGCGGAATGATCACCCGCAGCGCTTGCGGGATGATTACCTTGCGCAGCGTCGGCCCCGGGCGCAGCCCCAGCGAGCGGGCGGCTTCGGTCTGACCGTGACTGACGGACTTGATCCCCGACCGTACGATTTCGGCAATAAAAGCCGCGGTGTACACCGTCAACGCAATGGTCAGCGCCAACAGTTCCGGGATCAGCACCCAGCCACCGACAAAGTTGAAGCCCTTGAGCTGTGGCATCTCCCAGTGCACCGGGGTACCGAACAGCAACACGCACAGGCCAGGAATCGCCAGCAGCAAGAACAGCCCGACCCAGAACTTGTGAAATGGCTCGCCGGTGTCTTCAAAGCGCTTGTTGGCCCGACGGACCATCAGCACCACGGCCACGATAGCCAGCACCACACTGGCCACAAACGGCCAGAAGGCATCCGTACCCACTGCGGCCGGCATGTTCAGGCCACGGCTGCTCATATAGAAGGTGTTGGCAAAGTTATGGCTGTTGCGTGGCCCTGGCATGGTCAGGAAGACCGCGAAGTACCAGAACAGGATTTGCAGCAATGGCGGGATATTGCGAAAGATCTCCACATACACCGTTGCCAGCTTGCTGATCATCCAGTTCGACGACAGGCGTGCCACGCCGATGATAAACCCCAGGATCGTCGCCAGGACGATACCGATCACGGACACCAGCAAGGTGTTGAGCAACCCGATCAGAAAGACCCGCGCATAACTGTCGGACTCGGTGTAATCAATCAAATGCTGCGCAATGCCAAACCCGGCACTGCGCTCCAGAAAGTCAAAACCCGAAGTAATGCCGCGATGTTGCAGGTTGGTCTGGGTATTGTTGAACAGATACCAGCCCATAAAGACCACCAGCGCGACGGTGACGATCTGAAATAACCACGCACGCACACGTGGATCGCCGAGGCTGAGCCTGGGCTTGGGTGCGCCGACTTTAATTTGCATGAAGTGCCCCTAACAATGGATCAGACAACATCACCCGGCAGTTGGCCTGCCGGATGAAAGGGCTATCAGCGCACAGGGGGTGCGTATTGAATGCCGCCGTTATTCCACAGAGCGTTCAGCCCGCGGTCGATGGCCAGAGGCGTGTTTTTACCGAGGTTTTTCTCGAAGACTTCACCGTAGTTACCCACCTGGCTGACAATCTGCACCACCCAGTCTTTTGGCAGTTTCAGGTCTTTACCGTATTCGCCGTCAGCACCCAGCAAGCGGGCGACATCCGGGTTTTTGGTGGATTTGGCTTCAGCCACAACGTTTTTCGAGGTGATGCCGGCTTCTTCAGCATTGAGCATGGCGAACAGGGTCCACTTCACAATGCTGAACCAGTCTTCGTCGCCCTTGCGCACGACAGGCCCCAGAGGCTCCTTGGAGATGGTTTCAGGCAATACGACATAGTCGCTCGGGTTGGCCAGCTTGCTACGCTGTGCGTACAACTGGGACTTGTCGGAGGTCAACACGTCGCAACGGCCGCTTTCCAGAGACTTGGCGCTTTCATCAGAGGTGTCGAAGGTGATCGGGGTGTACTTGAGGTTATTGGCGCGGAAGTAATCCGACACATTCAGCTCGGTAGTCGTGCCGGCCTGGATACAGATGGTTGCACCGTCCAGTTCCTTGGCACTTTTTACCCCCAGCTTGTTGTTGACCAAAAAGCCGACGCCGTCGTAATAGGTCACGCCCGCGAACACCATGCCCATGCCCGCATCACGGGAACTGGTCCAGGTGGTATTGCGCGACAACACATCGACTTCGCCCGATTGCAGCGCGGTGAAACGCTCCTTGGCGTTCAACTGGCTGAACTTGACCTTGGTAGCATCGCCAAACACTGCGGCGGCCACTGCACGACAGACATCCGCATCGATCCCCATGATCTTGCCGTCTTTATCCGGTACCGAAAAGCCCGGTAAACCGTCACTCACGCCACATTGCACAAAACCTTTCTTCTTGACACTGTCCAGGGTCGCGCCTGCGTGGGCAAAACCGCTGGCACTGAGTAACACGATGGCTGCTGTGGCCAAAGCCAGGGTGGATTTCAATTGCTTCATTCAAACCTCCAGTGCTGCTTTTTTGTGTTTGAACAAGGCCCGCCGCCCCCTTGTGAGGCACTGTTGACCCATGTTGGCTTTTTATTGGGTCAAGCGGCATAAGCCTTGAGCGATGGGTGCATCGCACGAACCGTCAAACTGAAGCGCTCACTTGAGCTGTTGAATTCCTTGTCTAACTCCAACCTCGGGATTTTTGCAGCCCCCCCTGTTAGTGTTACCGTCCAAAGGGGGCGCATTCACGCCACTGTCCACATAGCAAGGCGCGTACCACTCTTGGCCCCTAAGTAAGTTCAGTAGGTAATGCAGGAAAAAACGTTCAAGCACGCGACATATTCTGTAATCCTTAGTCGATCAAGCACACTTGTAGCGCACCCGATTTGCGCACATGCACAACGATGGAGCAGCCATGACCCAACCCCTGATCATCCAGCCTCAAAAAACCGCAGACGCCTGTGTTATCTGGCTCCACGGTCTGGGTGCCGACCGTTATGACTTCATGCCGGTGGCTGAGATCCTGCAACAGTCGTTGCTGACCACGCGCTTTGTATTGCCGCAGGCTCCAACCCGCGCCGTGACCATCAATGGCGGCTATGCCATGCCTAGCTGGTACGACATCAAGGCCATGAGTCCTGCCCGCTCGATCAGTGAAGAAGAGCTCGAAGAGTCGGCCGACATGGTCATTGCCTTGATCGAAGCCCAGCGCCAGAGCGGTATCGACGCCAGCCGGATTTTTCTGGCCGGGTTTTCACAAGGTGGCGCCGTGGTTTTCCATACCGCTTATTTGAAATGGCAGGGCCCACTGGGTGGCGTTATTGCCCTTTCAACCTATGCGCCAACCTTCAACGAAGGCCTGCCATTGTCGGCCAGCCAGCAGCGAATCCCGGCTTTGTGCCTGCACGGGCAGTACGATGATGTAGTCCAAAACGCTATGGGCCGTACGGCTTATGAGCATTTGAAAGCCGCAGGTGTGTCCGTTACATGGCAGGAGTACCCAATGGGCCATGAAGTGTTACCAGAGGAAATAAGCGATATCGGTACCTGGCTGACGAAACATCTGAGCTAAAACCGAAACATCCCGTCGTTCACTACACGCCGAGCGCCCGACTTGCATTACACTGCCCGGCGTATACTCCTTAACCAACTGATGAGATGACCGTGCTCAAAGCACTTAAAAAAATATTCGGTAAAAGCGAGGCTGAGCCGCTCGCGCCAGCTTCCGTTACACCTCCAGGCAACGCCAGAGCGCGAACCGACGCGCAACAACCTGGCCGTTCTGCTCCTGTTCCAGCCCCTGAGCCGGTGAACACTCCCGACGCACAATCCGCTGCTGAACAACCGCGTATCGAAAAACCCAAAATTGCCAAGCCACGGCGTGAGGCGGCCCCCAAGCCACCGGTCATTCCCTGGAAACTCGAAGACTTCGCCGTCGAGCCACAAGAAGGCAAAGTCCGCTTTCACGATTTCAAGCTCGCCCCCGAGCTGATGCACGCCATCCAGGACCTTGGTTTCCCGTACTGCACGCCGATCCAGGCAGGCGTACTGGGCTATACCTTGAGCGGGCGTGACGCTATTGGCCGTGCCCAGACCGGTACGGGCAAGACGGCTGCGTTCCTGATCTCGATCATTAGCCAGTTGACCCAGACGCCGCCGCCAAAAGAGCGTTACATGGGCGAACCACGCGCTCTGATCATCGCGCCGACCCGTGAGCTGGTGGTGCAGATCGCCAAGGACGCGGCCGACCTGACCAAGTACACCGACCTCAATGTCATGACATTCGTGGGCGGCATGGACTTCGACAAGCAACTCAAGCAGCTTGAAGCCCGCCATTGCGACATTCTGGTGGCCACACCGGGCCGTCTGCTGGACTTCAACCAGCGCGGCGAAGTGCATCTGGACATGGTCGAAGTGATGGTGCTCGACGAAGCCGACCGCATGCTGGACATGGGCTTCATCCCGCAAGTACGCCAGATCATTCGTCAAACGCCACCAAAAGCCGAACGTCAGACGCTGCTGTTCTCCGCGACCTTTACCGAGGACGTGATGAACCTGGCCAAGCAATGGACCACAGACCCTGCCATCGTCGAGATCGAAGCGGTCAACGTCGCCAGTGACATGGTTGAGCAGCACGTCTATGCCGTCGCCGGTGCCGACAAGTACAAGCTGTTGTTCAACCTGGTCAACGACAATGGCTGGGAACGGGTGATCGTATTTGCCAACCGCAAGGACGAAGTGCGCCGCATCGAAGAGCGCCTGGTACGTGACGGTATCAACGCGGCGCAACTGTCGGGGGATGTACCGCAGCACAAACGTATCAAGACCCTGGAAGGCTTCCGCGAAGGCAAGATCCGCGTGCTGGTAGCTACCGACGTTGCAGGTCGTGGCATCCACATTGATGGCATCAGCCACGTGATCAACTTCACCCTGCCTGAAGTGCCGGACGACTATGTACACCGTATTGGCCGTACCGGCCGTGCTGGCGCCAGCGGTGTATCGATCAGTTTTGCCGGTGAAGACGACTCGTACCAGTTGCCGTCGATCGAAGCCCTGCTAGGTCGTAAAATCAGCTGCGAAACGCCACCAGCCGAGCTGCTGCGCCCTGTCGTACGCGCTGTGCGCAAGCCGCAGGACCCGACTGCAACGGCCTGATACGCAAATCTGTAGCCGCTGCCGAGGCACGAGGCTGCGATGGGCTGCGAAGCGGCCCCGCTTTTTGAAGGGCCTGCGGCCCTTATCGCAGCCTGCGGCAGCGGCTACAGGGCTTGATTACTTCCAGCGCTGCGCCGCCACTTCATCGCTCACCCGCCCCTCCACCCATC
Proteins encoded in this window:
- a CDS encoding amino acid ABC transporter permease, giving the protein MTTHVFKPDMPPPGNRIGIVAWARANLFSSWLNTLLTLFAFYLVWLIVPPLLNWTVFDANWVGSTQADCTKEGACWVFIQQRFGQFMYGYYPTGLRWRVDLTVWLAVVGAAPLFISRFKHKAIYGLGFLVVYPILAFTLLHGGYLGLTNVATSQWGGLMLTLVIATVGIAGALPLGILLALGRRSDMPAIRVVCVTFIEFWRGVPLITVLFMSSVMLPLFLPEGMNFDKLLRALIGVILFQSAYVAEVVRGGLQAIPKGQYEAAAAMGLGYWRSMGLVILPQALKLVIPGIVNTFIALFKDTSLVIIIGLFDLLNSVKQAAADPKWLGMATEGYVFAALVFWIFCFGMSRYSMHLEHKLDTGHKR
- a CDS encoding amino acid ABC transporter permease, producing the protein MQIKVGAPKPRLSLGDPRVRAWLFQIVTVALVVFMGWYLFNNTQTNLQHRGITSGFDFLERSAGFGIAQHLIDYTESDSYARVFLIGLLNTLLVSVIGIVLATILGFIIGVARLSSNWMISKLATVYVEIFRNIPPLLQILFWYFAVFLTMPGPRNSHNFANTFYMSSRGLNMPAAVGTDAFWPFVASVVLAIVAVVLMVRRANKRFEDTGEPFHKFWVGLFLLLAIPGLCVLLFGTPVHWEMPQLKGFNFVGGWVLIPELLALTIALTVYTAAFIAEIVRSGIKSVSHGQTEAARSLGLRPGPTLRKVIIPQALRVIIPPLTSQYLNLVKNSSLAAGIGYPEMVSLFAGTVLNQTGQAIEVIAITMSVYLAISISISLLMNWYNTRIALIER
- a CDS encoding amino acid ABC transporter substrate-binding protein; its protein translation is MKQLKSTLALATAAIVLLSASGFAHAGATLDSVKKKGFVQCGVSDGLPGFSVPDKDGKIMGIDADVCRAVAAAVFGDATKVKFSQLNAKERFTALQSGEVDVLSRNTTWTSSRDAGMGMVFAGVTYYDGVGFLVNNKLGVKSAKELDGATICIQAGTTTELNVSDYFRANNLKYTPITFDTSDESAKSLESGRCDVLTSDKSQLYAQRSKLANPSDYVVLPETISKEPLGPVVRKGDEDWFSIVKWTLFAMLNAEEAGITSKNVVAEAKSTKNPDVARLLGADGEYGKDLKLPKDWVVQIVSQVGNYGEVFEKNLGKNTPLAIDRGLNALWNNGGIQYAPPVR
- a CDS encoding alpha/beta hydrolase, yielding MTQPLIIQPQKTADACVIWLHGLGADRYDFMPVAEILQQSLLTTRFVLPQAPTRAVTINGGYAMPSWYDIKAMSPARSISEEELEESADMVIALIEAQRQSGIDASRIFLAGFSQGGAVVFHTAYLKWQGPLGGVIALSTYAPTFNEGLPLSASQQRIPALCLHGQYDDVVQNAMGRTAYEHLKAAGVSVTWQEYPMGHEVLPEEISDIGTWLTKHLS
- the rhlB gene encoding ATP-dependent RNA helicase RhlB; amino-acid sequence: MTVLKALKKIFGKSEAEPLAPASVTPPGNARARTDAQQPGRSAPVPAPEPVNTPDAQSAAEQPRIEKPKIAKPRREAAPKPPVIPWKLEDFAVEPQEGKVRFHDFKLAPELMHAIQDLGFPYCTPIQAGVLGYTLSGRDAIGRAQTGTGKTAAFLISIISQLTQTPPPKERYMGEPRALIIAPTRELVVQIAKDAADLTKYTDLNVMTFVGGMDFDKQLKQLEARHCDILVATPGRLLDFNQRGEVHLDMVEVMVLDEADRMLDMGFIPQVRQIIRQTPPKAERQTLLFSATFTEDVMNLAKQWTTDPAIVEIEAVNVASDMVEQHVYAVAGADKYKLLFNLVNDNGWERVIVFANRKDEVRRIEERLVRDGINAAQLSGDVPQHKRIKTLEGFREGKIRVLVATDVAGRGIHIDGISHVINFTLPEVPDDYVHRIGRTGRAGASGVSISFAGEDDSYQLPSIEALLGRKISCETPPAELLRPVVRAVRKPQDPTATA